The segment GGCAAAGGCCCAAGAAGGTGAGGCCTGGGTGAGGGGAGGGCCTGGCTGTAGCCCTGGGCCCTAAGCCTCGGGGAAGACCTGGTCAGGGGTCTGACAGCACCCCCCCGCCCCCTGACCCTGAGACGCAGGTGCCTCCTGCCCCGGCCCACCACGACCCCAGGTGGCTCGAGTGGGCGCGGCCCTGCCTGCCTAGGGCCTCTGATCAGGGTTCCCTGGGAGACTTGGCTGCAGGCTGAGCACCGAGGTGAGCCCTGCTGGGGCCTGCCTGGAGCGGGAAAGAAGTGCCTGGGGTCCAGACTTCCCTCCATTCCTGCCTGCACCCCTCCTGGCTCAGGGAGGGCACGGTGGAAGGGGGAGGCGGACCTTGGGCTGGCTGCTCTTTGGGGGTCCCTGGCCCACCCGAGGGCACATCCTGACCCCTACCCCTACTGAGCTTCTGCGGAGGCACCAAGGTTCCTTTAGCCTCACCCCCACACCAAACTGACTTCAGAGCGCTGACCCAGCGGTGCTCTCTCTGGCCCAGGGCCCAAGCCCTGGTCCCCCAGGGCGGGGCCAGATGCTGCTGTGTTTACTGGGTTGACAATAGGGCTCTGTGGTGTGGAACACCCTGCTGTGTGTCTGCGCCCCACGCCGGCCCCAGCCCGTGCCAGCCTCCACCCCCGCCCTGAGCCAGCAGCCAGCCTGAGGCCAGCCCAGGAGGCATCGTGGACCAGGACAGGCGCCTGCCGCCTGCACACCGAGCGTGGCTGGGGTCACTGCTGCTGAGCcggccccacccacccccaccctgcctccgGGCACCTCCACGAGTAACTGCAGCAACCGGCCTGCTGCCTCCTCATTGCTATAGCAACGGCCGCACATGAgctgctgggaggagggaggcctGCTTGGCGGGCAGGTGGCCAGAGGGGCATCTAGTTACCGCAGGCAGTGCAGGTTCAGCCCCACCTGGGCGCCCCACCCAGCGGTCTGCAAGGTGGTCAGACCCCTGGCCCTGGAGACGGGCCAGCGCCCCGTGTGTCCCCTCCGGGCCCTTCCCGCTGCGTCCAGAAGAGAACAGGTGAGGCCTGAGGACGGAGGCGCTGCCCCCGACTGCAGGGACCTGGTCCCCCCACCAGGAGCAGCCAGAAGCCCCAGAACAGACCGGGATCCAGACCGAGGTCCACACCGGCAAATGGAGAAACCGAGGCGCAGAGCTTGGGGAGGTGGAGCGAGCCAGGCACAGAGAGCCTCGGTTCCTGCCCCAGACCAGGCTTCTCCCAGGGCACATATGCACCCTCAGCGAGGCACGCAGCACGCAGGCAGACCCTCTGCCAGCCAAGTCCAGGGAGCCAACTGTGACGCCCAAGACCCTCCCAGAAAAGTGGACGAGTGCGCCGGCCACCTAGCCTGCCCCAGCTCCCTGCGTGAGCCCAGCGAGGCCTCAGCCACCTGGAGGAAGAATTCCTGCTGTGTTGTGGCCACAGGCCAAGGACCTCCACAAGCCCAGCCATCCTTGGGGGCACCATGGGGCGGGGCAAGGAAGGCTCTGGGGAGGCCCAACCTGACATTCGGGGGCTACTCCTGGGTGTAAGTCAGTGGGCACCTCCCCCCTGCTTGCCAGGTGCCCACTTCCCTGGGCCTTGGGGTCCCCAGGAGATGCTGGGGCCCTCATGGGAGCCTCTGCTCCTAGCTCCCATCCTCCCTGCCAGGAATTTGAGGGCTGACACTGACGCATGCCCACGTCCAGTCTCAATCCCTCCCCAGGGCCCCGCCCTGCTGGCCCCAGTTACCCAAAACCTGCAGCAGAGGAGGCAGCACCAGAGGCTGCAGGTCTGATCCACAAGCCCAGTGCCAGCCAGCCCCGGGCGCCGCGGGCAGGGAGCGAACACAAGCCTGGCTCCCTGCCAGGGCCAGGTGCCCAGGGGAATCCTGCCAGGCCAGGGTGATGACGGCTACCCTGCCCATCTGCAGGTCTGGGTTTCCCGCTGTGCACTTTGAAACCCCTCTCAGGGAGGGGCCCAGGCAGGAGCAGGTCGGCTCAAGGGGCCCCGGGGCCAGGTGGGACAGGAGCCCCCAAACTCCAGAGGAGCAGGAGGATGCCTCCACCTCAGGTTCCATCTCCAGACCCAACCTGCCCTGAGCCCCATGCTGGAAAATCCCCAGTGTCCTGTCAGGAACCCGAGCTGCCCAGGCCTCGCTGCGATGTGGCTGGTGCCATCTGGGCAGGCCAGCAGATGCCCCTGCCCTTCCCAAGGCCGGAGCAGTGGCTGTCAGTGTGATGACACCCATACCGCCCCAGCCCCACTCCTCACCGGTGCTTCAGCCCCTGACAGCTGCTGTGCCCTGCACCCCCAAGGGTAGGGCAGAGGGCTGGGGAGCATGGTGGTCAGAGGACCCAGTCCCGGGGGGAGGCCGGGTTGGGGGAGTGGAGAGTGGACCGCTTCAGGGAGGAGGGCCCCGAAGGACAAAAGGGTGCGGCAGGGCCTGGGCGGGCCAAGGCAGGCACAGCGAGGACGCGGCGCGAGCCCGTGAGCGAGGGTCGGTGGATGTGTGCGAGGAGAGGCTCCTGTCCAAGGACAGAGGGCTGCgcctggaggaggggcagggtcCCTGCAGGGGCACCAGGGCTGGGCCCAGAGACCTCAGCGCCTCTGAGTCGGACCCAGACTCCCAGCCGGTCCTCTGCCGGGGGAAGCAGGGCCTCCCGCTCCCCCAGGAGCCGGGGGCCACCTTCCAGCCCTGAGGCTGGCCCGGGAGAGCGCGTTGCGGAGGGCGCCCGCCCCGTGACTCAGCCGAGCTCCACGAATGTCAGCGGACGCGGGCGGCGGGCCGGGTACAGCCAAGCCCCCTCTCTGGAGGCCAGAGCGCGGGCAGGGGCGAGGGCAGGAAGGGGCGACCACCCGCCGCCCCGCCCGCCTGGGGTCCACGCGCGCCCGGCCGGGCCGCCGCACGTGCGCGCGGGGAGCGCGCCGCCGGCCCCGGTGCCCGCAGCCTCCGGCTCCGGCCGGCCCGCGGCGCCGGGGGTCGCTCACCGGGCTCCGGCGCTTCAGCGTCACGTTCTTCcagagcagcagctgcagctggtGCAGGAAGCCCATGGCGGGGCCGCGCTCCGGCCGCCTCCGCGCTGCGGCCCGCTCCTCTGCGcgccccgccgcccgccgcccgccgcgcCGCTCGGCATCGCCCGCGCGGGGCGGGGTCTCGAGCCTCCGGGACCGGCTCGGCGCTGGCTCCGCCTCGGCGGCCGCGGCGGCAGCGACTCGCACCGCCCCCCGCCCGCGCCCTGCCTGCGCCGCCCCCGCTTAAAGGGGCCGCCGGGTGCCCTCCGCACGTCGCCCGACCCGGGTCGCCTGCCCACCGGCGTTTGGGCGGTTCCCGGAGCTCTGACCCGCCACGAGAGGCTTTCTGGTTGCCCCGCTCCCTCTAGGCGTTGAGGTGATGCGCCCAAGAACCCAGACGTAAACCGAGATCCCCGACTCAGTCCCAGGGCGCTCTTCTCCCACGGGCGCCGAGCCGAGGCGCAGCACCCCAACCCCTGAAATAGTCCTCTCTTAGAGGCGCTCCGAGGTCGACCCTGGCCCCGGCCCGTGGCCCCTGGGGGGATGCTGGGGGATGCTCGCTCCCCACCAGGTCCCCACCTCTGTCTGCCCTCCGCGCAGAAGAGCTGACGATGGCAGGAATTTCATCTGAACCTGAGAGCCAGATCCCAGTGCCTGGGGCACTTGGGGGCTGGTGGGGGACAGCTGCCCACACTTGGGGAGGGGGCGCGCAGCCTCGGATGCAGGTCCTACCTGTGCAGAGCGGGCATGTCTCTAAAGGCTCAAAGAGTTGGCTTTCCTGTCAGCCTGGGGGCAACCCCACCTGCACCTTGGTGGGGGGACGTACTGACTAGAAGGGCAGCAGGTGGGCTGCCCTTCCCCTGTAAGACTTTCCTGTGCTCCTTGTGAATGAGCCACTTAGGGCGGCCCTGGCTGGGCTCGGTAGGGGCTGCAGCTCCCTGGGCTCAGCCAGGGGGAGAAGGGACCCAGAGAACCACCCTGTGCAGGCGAGGCAGGCTGGTGTTTGGGGAGGCTAAGGCTGCGCCCTCTGTGAGGGGCCGCTTTCTCTTCCTGTGGGTGTGGGTTATTGTGGCCTCTGCAGGGGTGTCTGGGGCCAGTGCACCTGCAGGCTTGGGGCAGTGCCTGGCCAGGTCTGAGCCGCGTGGGGAGGCCCATTCCCGGGCAGGCCAGCAGAGGGCAGGCCCGCCCCTGCTGCAAGAAGCGTCCTGCCTTGCGCTTCTCTGGGCTCCTCCCAACCTCAGTTTCCCAATTTGTGAATGGGAGGGGCAAACCGAGTGGTGTCGCGCTACACAGAGAAGGCTCTAAACTGAGCGCCaggcaggagggggtggggacCCATCCCCCctcatccccctcccccctcctcccccccctcttccccctcctcctcccccctcctcctctccccctcccccctcctccccccccctcctcccccctccccctgaaGCCTGAGGACACTTCCTTCTCCTCTATCAGGACGTGGGGCTAGGTCAGGACAGGAAGCCACTGCCAAGGGGGAGGGCAGCAGCTTCCTGCTACCACCTGCTGCCCACCCACCTGGGGCCCTGGCAGCGCCACCCAGAGGCTCAGCGCCAgcccccatccccctcccctgcACACCAGGACCCCTGGTGCAGCAGGAACCTGGTGCTCCCCCATGCCCACGCTGCCACCAGTGACAGAGAGCCCACATCTAACCGGGCCTCATCACACCCTGGATGCCCACAGCCTGAGAATGAAGTCCCAGGGCGCCTTGCACACGTCCCCCAGCCACGTTTCTGAGCTGGGCCTCTGCTCCCCGCCCCTGGGCCTTTCGGGGTGGAGGGCGTCAGGGCGGGCTCTCTGCTGCAGAGCCTTTCAGTGAGGCAGATGGAGGCCGGGAGGAcgagcctgggggcgggggcggatCTGGCCAGGACAGGAGGCCCCTGTGGCGGGGGCGCAGGGGAGGCAGAGTCCACGCACACTCTGCTTGTGTCTTTATTCGttgctctcccctccccagggggCAGCAGGCCACAGGGTCTGCAGGCTCCAGACTGCACATCCGGGACAAAGGGACCCCAGCTATGGGCTGGGGGCCGGCTTGTACCCCACAGACCTCAGGGGTCGTGTCCGCAGCCCTGAGGGCCCTGCCTACAGCCTCTCTCAGCCCCCCGCCCGTCTGAGATATGATCGAGGTAGGGACGGAGGGCCTGACGGACCTCAGCACCCCgtactccatccctccctccctgctctcgCCTCTGCCTCAGAAGAGTGGCTCCGATGCCCAgcagcctcctcctccaggcaggcTGCCCAGACGAGCCCTGcttcccagccccccaccccagcctccatgTCCCCCCTGCCGTTGCCTGTGGGGGTCCGGTCGGATGCCGGTGGTTTGATTTCAACACCCACCCCTCTACCCACATGTCCAGCTCCCCAGCCACCCGCCCCTTCCCCCCTCCATGGGCAGAGCTCAGGCCTGGAACCAGCCCTCAAGGTCCTGGTAGACCTGGCCACGGGGCAGCTGGGGGAACCGGGCACAGATGGCACAGAAGCGCTCTCGCCAGTCGCTGAACAACCGCACGCGGAACCGGTCTCGCCACGCGAAGTAGCGCCGATAGCAGCTCTCGTTCATGCTGGTGAGGAAGGCGGCCAGCTCGCGGGCCGAGCCGAAGTCGTCCACGTGCACGAAGGCATCGGGCGGGGCGACGGCCTCGTAGGCGGCCCTCGGCGGACCCAACACCACGGGCACGGCGCCGGCCAACAGCGCGTTGCGCCAGAACTTCTCGGTGATGTAGTCCCGGTGCTCGGAGTTCTCGAAGGACAGATAGAAGCGGTAGCCAGCCACGGCGCGCAGAAGGCAGCTGGCGCACAGGGGCTGCCCGGCCGCGCGGCCGAACACATCCACCTGCAGGTGCAGCGCCAGCTGCCGGTACAGCTGCACGCGCCGCTGCCGCTTCTGGAAGTTGCTGACCACCCAGGCGGCCATCCCGCGCTTGGCCGGCAGCGGAGGTGCCGGCCCCTCACGGGGCTCCAGGCGGCCGTAGGGCACAAAGATGTCCGAGTCACGCCGGTAGCTCAGCACCCAGTTGAAGACCCCTCGGAGGCGGCCGAGGCCGCGGGTGTGGCTGGGCGACTCCATGGAGGCCCACACCCAGGGCTGGCCCCGCGGCCGCTCAGCCAGGGGCAGGCGGGCCTGCTGGGTCTGCAGCTCTCGGTGGTGGAAGACCACGGCGTCGGCGCCGGCCAGCAGGCTGCGGTTGACGGTCAGGCGGCAGCGGGCCACCCCGTACCTGGTGCAGGTGTCCCCGGGCAGCTCTGGGGGCTGGCTGGCAAATGGCCAGTGCCAGACGAGGATGGTGGTCGTGGGCTGTGGGGCTGGGGCTCCCCCGGGGGCCGCCCCAAGCCGCCACCAGAGCCAGACAGTGGAGAGAAGGGCCGCCACGGCCAGGCCCCCCAGAGCCCGGAGGCTCGGAGTGGGGCTGAgccctgcaggggacacaggaagaGAGGCTGTGTCCTCCAGCTCTCCACTGGCCCCAGGctcccagcccaggcctccctcaAGGCCAGAGACTCACCAGCATTCTGCATTCACGGCTCCTCAAATCACGGCCTCCACTCTGCGGGAACGCCCTGAAACCACAGCTGCTCCCCCGCGCTGGGTCGCTGCCTGCAAACGCCTGCAAACACTCTCCTTTCGTCTGCTCCGGAGGAAGGCCACCAGAGTATCTTCCCGCTCCCGTCCCGCCCCCAGTGACCTTTGACACCACCAGCATCCAAATGCCGCCTCGCCTCCCCCAAGAGGCCCCTGGCTGCTGGTGGGTGGCGGCTCCCGGAAGGGTACCCAGACAAGGTCCAGGACCGTGACTCCCACCCCTGCTGGCCTCTGGAAAGGCCTGGAGATGACCCGCCGGCTGGCCCGGGAGGAGAGGGCCTGCCTGGCCTCAGGGATGGGGAGGCCGTTGCAAGTGGAGGTGGCCCCCACCCGGAAAGGGCGACCCTGACATCGAGGACTCAGTTGCCGCCCACTGCCCTGCCAGGGGTGCCACGGAGAGCAGGCGTGCTTCCCTGCGGCCGCCGGGCGCGGGCCGCCGCCTCCCCTGGCGCTGTGTCATCACCCACTTCCCCCGCTCCCCCCTCTCGGCTCTGCGGTGGGCCCCCAGACCCTCTGGCTGCAGACTCACTGCGCTCAGCTCCACCCGGGAGGCTGAGGTTCCTCCCGCGCGTTGCTTCTCGCCAGGCCTCTCCATGCCGCCCATCCCTGCGGCCTCGAGGACACCTTTGTCCCAGAACCCGGATTCCCTGGGAGGGGCTCCGTCGCAGGGTCCACACAGGGCCCAAGCACACACCCTTGGTGGACAGCGCCGGGCTGGGCCTGGCTCCAGTGGGCTGTGGGGCTGCCACACCTTCCTTCCCCACCAAGGGCATTGGTCTGCAGGAGCCCCAGCCTGGGTGGCCTTGGGTCTGGCCAGGCCAGGAAGAGATGCGGGAACCTGGGCTGGGACGCCGCCCTTGGGGGCTCCGGGTCTCTTCCTCCAGGCCCCACAGCCCAGGGCGGGGGAGTATGGAGGGGGTTTTCCAGGCTGGAAAGGGAAGGAGTCGCTGTGTCCCTGACGTGAGCACCTGCTCCAGGAAAAGGAAGACAGCAGTCCAGaggccctctccccaccctgccgTCCGCCAGTCCTGGGGCCCAGGCATGGAGGTCCAGTTCCTTCCCCTTTTGCCCTGGTTCCAGCCCACTCTGCTCTCAGTCACTAGCTTCCTTCACCTCCGCCGGATGTGGCCAGCAAGGCCCAGCCCTGGCGCTAGCGTCCTGAGGGCCTCAGGCCAGTCCGGTTCTTGGAGGCTGCAGGTTGGGTGTCGTGGAAGGAACACCAGCCTGGAACCTTCACCAGGCCTGCCACCTGTGATGTCCTGGGGGCCGCCCATCACCCTGTCCACTCTTGGGCTCCCGGGACTACCAGCCTGTCCCCGCTCTCGTCCCCTGGTGAGGACCAGACTGTGTCCAGGACGGGAACTGAGGAGCCGTCAGCACACCCATGGGGGATACAGAGGCCGGTCTGGGAGAAGGGGGCCCTCTGGCCCCTCTGAGGCTCCTCACCCCCAGCAGAGGCTCTGAGCGGTGGTGGCGAGGCTCTTGCGCAacactggggggcggggggtgttgGGGGAGGGCTGTGGGAACCGTCGGAAACCGTCTGGAGGCCCGCGGGGTGGATGTGGCATCGGGCTGGCCAGAACAGAGGGTGGCCGGCACCCCCGAGGACCCCACCCCCTCTGCCTGTGGCAGGCACCCCGAGGGCagtgggggagggcaggaaggagccGACCCCCCCACAGACCGCTGGCGACCTGGCTCCTGGCTGCCAGGGCCTCTGCCCTTCCTGTTTGCACTGCCAGGTGGCGGGGGCTCTGCCAGAGGCCCCAGCCACACCCGCAGCCCGCTCCCTTCCTGGGTGGACTCACAGGAGCCGCCCCACCCTCGCCTGGGATGCTCCCCGGGGCCTGTTGCACGCCTACCTGCTCGGGGGGCAGCCAGGGCCCCATTCGTGAGAACCTGCTTTCTGGGAAATGGGGCTCAGGATTTGGCCCAAAAATGGGTCAGAATGAGAGATTCTGAGCGAAAAAGAAAGAGACTGGCGAGCCTGAGTCAGAGAGAAAGCGGGGCCTCCTGCCAACTTGGTGCCAGGCCCCAGAGTCAACAGGGTGCAGGCAGGCACTCACGGCTGGCTCAGTTGTCCATGAGCACCTTGGACCTGGAACACACAGTCACCCCCGCAGCCCAGCCACGTGTGGCGCTGCTCCAGGGGGACCTGCCTGGAGGGCCCCTAACTGGTCCCCAGGGCCCAAGGGAAGAGGCTCCTCCTAGAGGCCTCTTCAGTGAAACGAGGGCCGGCCGCTAGTCAGGGAAgaggggccaggggctgggacCAGGCCCCTCAGCCCACGCACTGGGCTCTCGGCCCCACGGAGCCCAGTGCCCACTCCCGCCACTGGCCCCGGTGAGCTCAAGCAGAGCAGCCAAACTGCAATCACTGCTTGAACCAAGCCCCCGACAGCCCGGAGGTGGGCGGGTCTGGAGACCCCGTCCTGCACGCACACCTCTGCCGCTCCAGCGGCACCAGGCGCTGAGCCGGGGCAGGCTGTGGTGTGCAGGGCCCTGGAGGGGGCCCAGCAGGCCCTGGAGCTCCCCCTGGATGGGATGTGGCCAGGACCCCCGGCCAGGTGGGAAGGGCAGGAGGGCTGAAGGGGCTGGTGGCCTCAGGTGGTCCGCAGTGAGGCTGAAGGCAGCTGCCTGCTGTGACTGCTGCCCCCGCAGCTGCACCTGACCTGGGGCTCCCTTGGCCAACTGCCAGCCTCTGTGCACCCCTCTTCCCCAAGGGGCTCCCCAAAGCCCTGGCCTCACACTCTCCCTGGAGAAAAGCAGCGCGGGCTCCCCCTGCTGCCCTCGCCCCTTTCTGCAGGAGCCCACAGCCAAGCTCCGCCACCAGGGGGCGCTCCGAGCCCGTGGCCCCACTTGGCTGGGCTGACCCAGCCCTGGGGGCAGACAGGTGTGTTCTGGCCCTCTGGCCCCAAGACGCCCCTTTGGCTGCAGCTGGGTGTTCCCTCCGCCCCGCCTAGGCACTGCTGTCTGGAGGGAGTCGGTGGTCCACCAGGGCACGTGGGTGGCCATCCTCTGCCCAGGTCAGAGCAGCATGAGGCTGCAGGGGCTGCAGGAATCCACGGACTCCAGGGCTCCAGGGCAACCTTCAGTCCTGGGTCTCCAGGGTTCAGCTGGTGACTGGCCTTTGCCCTTAAGGGAGGCCTTAACCTCTCTGTCCCCCAGTTTTCTTTGTGGCCGTTCCCCCTCATGACATGGACTAAGTAACAGGGGACAAGGGTCCTCAATGCCTTGCCCACATGCCACCCTGCGCTCATTCCCagctccctgtccccacccccttcCATCTCCCACACCAGCACACCAGAGGGACACCGTGGCTTCCCGCTGGGGGCCCACCCAAGGCCATAGCCCTAGCGACACACTGCTTTAGGAGAGCCACTAGCTCTAAGGAGGGCCAACCCGGCTTCCACTGCCCAGCCCCACCTGAGGGACCAGACTGCCCCAAGCGGGCCGTGTCCACCCTCTGCAGGGCTGCCGCACTAGGAGCCAGAGGTCCAGCAACCTCGGGACCCCGCCCCGAGGACTCACTAAGGGGCTTCTGAACCCCAccacccttcctccccacccttgGTGGGGCAGATAGGCCTGACTCCCACCCTGTCTGCACCAGGCTCCCACTGCTCCCTGGACCCCAGaagcccctcctcccagcccagtcTCCTCATCACTTCTGAGCACAAAACTTGGACCCTACTCTGGGACTTCAGGTGAAGGTCACCTCCCCCTCCACTGGCTTTCCTGCTCCTTGGCGGGGGGTTGAGGTGGACTCAGAGGTACCTCCTGACATTCAGAGACCCCACCACCTCTGTCACCTCAGCTGCCCACCCTGGTCTACCCGCCTGTGTGTAGCCTAGCTTCCTCTGCCTGGCATACCCCCTACATGCTTCAGGGGCCCAGGAGTCCACGTGGTCCCACAGGAAGCCCATTCCTCTTCCTGGCATACCCCCTATGTGCTGCAGGGGCCCGGGAGTCCACGTGGTcccacaggaagcccagagacaaGGTGTGCAGCCCATCCCTCCTGGCCCAGATGGAGGCAGGCAGGATTGGAGGCCTCAGTGCCCACTGCCTGGCATCTTCAATGCCCACTCCCAGCCCTTGTCATCATACACAGGATGGGGTGTTTGAGGAAAGAGCACTAACTCCAAACTGGCCTGGCCATGCACCCATactgtcccctccccagccctcttcCCCAGCAGGCAGTGACAGGGTCTTCCCAGGCTGGGGGTGCAGCAGAAGGCCCGAAGACCCACTCCAGGGTCCATCCACCATGGCCGCCTGTTGAGGGGGAGGTCAGTCTCTAACACACTCAGCCAAAGTTTTGAAATGTACTTTAATTGGCTTGTTTCCGGTATTACCAATCCATGCCTGGTCTCTAGGGTTCTCCTCCTCCCCTCGACTGGGGGGGTTCCACACTTGGGACAGGTGCAACAAGGGGGCACAGTCAGGCAGGAGTCTGCCCTGCGAGGGGTTCCTAGCCGCTGAGGCCCCAGCCACAAGCAGGCGCGCATCAGGACACCCTCTCTAATGGGAAAGGCCGGgccccctgctcctccccaccaGTGTGCATCACGTCCTCGAGAGGGTGGGCGAAAGGGTGGGTGTCAGCCTTCAGGTCACTGCAGCGGGGGCGCGGACAGCGAGGCATGGTCGAACAATGGGTTCCGAACCTCCATCTCTCCCGTCTGCGAACGCTGGCGTTAGGTGGGCCCAGAGCAGGGCAGGGACCCCCCTCCGCCTCCCCCTGCACCCCTCCCTCGGCCCATACACCCCACCCCCTAGCCCCGCA is part of the Bos indicus isolate NIAB-ARS_2022 breed Sahiwal x Tharparkar chromosome 11, NIAB-ARS_B.indTharparkar_mat_pri_1.0, whole genome shotgun sequence genome and harbors:
- the FUT7 gene encoding alpha-(1,3)-fucosyltransferase 7, with amino-acid sequence MQNAGLSPTPSLRALGGLAVAALLSTVWLWWRLGAAPGGAPAPQPTTTILVWHWPFASQPPELPGDTCTRYGVARCRLTVNRSLLAGADAVVFHHRELQTQQARLPLAERPRGQPWVWASMESPSHTRGLGRLRGVFNWVLSYRRDSDIFVPYGRLEPREGPAPPLPAKRGMAAWVVSNFQKRQRRVQLYRQLALHLQVDVFGRAAGQPLCASCLLRAVAGYRFYLSFENSEHRDYITEKFWRNALLAGAVPVVLGPPRAAYEAVAPPDAFVHVDDFGSARELAAFLTSMNESCYRRYFAWRDRFRVRLFSDWRERFCAICARFPQLPRGQVYQDLEGWFQA